One window from the genome of Eucalyptus grandis isolate ANBG69807.140 chromosome 7, ASM1654582v1, whole genome shotgun sequence encodes:
- the LOC104453414 gene encoding pentatricopeptide repeat-containing protein At2g21090, with protein sequence MPPPSPPRPLDDFPTRPDPRKRPARDPGPPSCAVRSLLGLCSRGQLADAVDSLRRLALKGVRLPSGVLAHLIHQCGAAASLRHGRRVHLHLKLTGLERPGVFLSNRLIEMYFGCGDLVAARKVFDKMPARNVYSWNSVLSGYAKLGRMNSARRLFERMPERDVVSWNTMVMGYARCGCCDEAARLYRELRRSGTECSKFSFAGILTVCVKLKDWCLSKQVHGQVLVSGYSSNAVIVSTIVDAYAKCGEMTDARRAFDGMRVKDILAWTTLVSGYAKWGNMEAAKGIFDQMPEKNAVSWTALIAGYARNGLGDIALKSLSEMMKLQLKPDQFTFSSSLCACASMASLNQGKQIHGFLIRTYFRPNTIVVCSLIDMYSKCGLLSSARLVFDLEGDNNNVVLWNTMISALAQHGQGKGAIEMFNDMIRLGIKPDRISLLVIVNACSHSGLPKEGLQLFDSITRDHAISPDQEHYACMIDLLGRAGLFDEVINLIRMMPFPPDERIWNALLCVCKIYRNLALGKEAAEHLLELQPNSPEAYIFLSSVYASLGEWKSVEDVRKLMHDRCVTKDRAVSWIETDSKVHSFSIAEDSHPSKEEIYSMLDQIAIQMEEDKL encoded by the coding sequence ATGCCCCCTCCATCCCCTCCCCGACCTCTCGATGACTTCCCGACCCGCCCGGATCCGAGAAAACGACCCGCCCGCGACCCGGGCCCTCCCTCCTGCGCCGTCCGCTCCCTCCTCGGTCTCTGCTCTCGAGGTCAACTCGCGGACGCCGTTGACTCCCTCCGCCGGCTGGCCCTGAAGGGCGTCCGCTTGCCCTCCGGAGTGCTCGCCCACTTGATCCACCAATGCGGCGCCGCCGCGTCCCTCCGACACGGGAGACGCGTGCACCTGCATCTGAAGCTCACCGGGCTGGAGAGGCCCGGCGTGTTTCTGTCCAACCGCTTGATCGAAATGTACTTCGGATGCGGCGACCTAGTCGCCGCGCGCAAggtgttcgacaaaatgccggCGAGGAACGTGTATTCGTGGAACAGCGTGCTCTCCGGGTATGCCAAGTTGGGCAGGATGAATTCGGCGAGGAGGCTGTTCGAGAGAATGCCGGAGAGGGATGTGGTGTCGTGGAACACCATGGTGATGGGGTATGCACGGTGCGGTTGTTGCGATGAGGCGGCGAGGCTGTATAGAGAGTTGAGGAGGTCGGGGACTGAGTGCAGCAAGTTTAGTTTTGCGGGCATTTTGACTGTTTGTGTGAAGTTGAAAGATTGGTGCCTTAGCAAGCAGGTTCATGGGCAGGTCTTGGTTTCTGGCTACTCATCCAATGCGGTTATCGTCAGCACTATAGTCGATGCGTATGCAAAGTGTGGGGAGATGACTGATGCGCGGAGAGCATTTGATGGCATGCGAGTGAAAGATATTCTTGCTTGGACCACATTGGTCTCTGGGTATGCCAAATGGGGCAACATGGAGGCTGCGAAGGGAATATTTGATCAGATGCCTGAAAAGAACGCAGTTTCTTGGACTGCTTTAATTGCTGGATATGCTAGAAATGGTTTGGGTGATATTGCGCTTAAGTCACTTTCAGAAATGATGAAACTTCAGCTTAAACCTGACCAATTCACTTTCAGTAGCAGCCTGTGTGCTTGTGCTAGCATGGCCTCATTGAACCAGGGTAAACAAATCCATGGCTTCTTAATAAGGACTTACTTTAGGCCCAATACAATAGTTGTCTGTTCTCTCATTGACATGTATTCTAAATGTGGTCTTCTCAGTTCTGCTAGGTTGGTTTTTGATCTTGAGGGTGACAATAATAACGTGGTTTTGTGGAACACAATGATATCTGCCCTAGCGCAGCATGGCCAGGGTAAAGGTGCGATAGAGATGTTTAATGACATGATCAGGTTGGGCATTAAGCCAGATAGGATCTCTTTACTTGTCATTGTCAATGCTTGCAGTCATTCCGGTCTTCCAAAGGAAGGACTGCAGTTGTTTGATTCCATCACACGCGATCATGCAATTTCTCCAGATCAGGAACATTATGCATGCATGATTGATCTCTTGGGACGAGCTGGTCTGTTTGACGAGGTAATTAACCTGATCCGTATGATGCCTTTTCCACCGGATGAGCGCATATGGAATGCCTTGCTCTGTGTGTGTAAGATATACCGCAATTTGGCTTTAGGAAAAGAAGCAGCTGAACACCTGCTTGAGTTGCAACCGAACTCTCCTGAAGCTTACATATTCCTGTCAAGTGTCTATGCATCACTTGGGGAGTGGAAATCAGTAGAGGACGTTAGAAAACTTATGCATGACAGATGTGTAACAAAAGATCGAGCTGTCAGTTGGATAGAAACCGACAGTAAGGTGCATTCTTTCTCCATTGCAGAGGACTCGCATCCTTcgaaagaagaaatatattcGATGTTGGATCAGATTGCTATCCAGATGGAAGAAGACAAGTTATGA